One region of Solanum stenotomum isolate F172 unplaced genomic scaffold, ASM1918654v1 scaffold34168, whole genome shotgun sequence genomic DNA includes:
- the LOC125852363 gene encoding SNF1-related protein kinase regulatory subunit beta-2-like, which yields MGNVNGREENEGNIPSGVEGVDSGGVQDIMAVHQVDGEFMGQSPPSSPRASRSPLMFRPEMPVVPLQRPDEGHGPSISWSQTTSGNEEPCDEQGVPTLISWTLDGKEVAVEGSWDNWKSRMPLQKSGKDFTILKVLPSGVYQYRFIVDGQWRCSPDLPCVQDEAGNTYNLLDMKDYVPEDIESISGFEPPQSPDSSYNNLHLVSEDYAKEPPVVPPHLQMTLLNVSPSHMEIPPPLSRPQHVVLNHLYMQKDRSTPSVVALGSTNRFLSKYVTVVLYKSIQR from the exons ATGGGGAATGTTAatggaagagaagaaaatgagggCAATATCCCATCTGGGGTTGAAGGGGTTGATTCTGGTGGGGTCCAAGATATCATGGCCGTTCATCAGGTTGATGGAGAGTTCATGGGTCAATCTCCACCGTCCAGTCCTAGGGCATCCCGTTCACCTTTGATGTTTCGACCTGAG ATGCCAGTGGTTCCTCTACAGAGACCTGATGAGGGGCACGGCCCAAGCATTTCATGGTCGCAAACCACCTCAGGTAATGAAGAACCTTGTGACGAGCAAGGAGTTCCAACACTTATATCTTGGACTCTTGATGGCAAAGAAGTTGCTGTGGAGGGATCATGGGATAATTGGAAGTCAAG GATGCCTCTGCAAAAATCAGGGAAGGATTTCACCATTTTGAAGGTACTTCCTTCAGGGGTATACCAATATAGGTTTATAGTTGACGGACAATGGAGGTGTTCCCCTGACTTGCCATGTGTTCAGGATGAAGCAGGGAATACTTACAACCTTTTAGACATGAAG GATTACGTTCCAGAAGACATTGAAAGCATTTCTGGTTTCGAACCTCCTCAGTCCCCTGATTCCAGCTACAACAACTTGCACCTTGTATCCGAGGACTACGCTAAGGAGCCACCCGTGGTCCCACCCCATCTACAGATGACGTTGCTTAACGTTTCTCCATCTCACATGGAAATTCCACCTCCGCTTTCAAGACCTCAGCACGTGGTACTTAACCATCTCTACATGCAGAAAGACAGGAGTACCCCTTCCGTGGTAGCACTCGGTTCAACTAACCGGTTCCTATCCAAATACGTGACCGTGGTTCTTTACAAGTCGATACAGAGGTGA